AAGGACTATGAGATGCTCTTCGTGGCCTCGCCGAAGTACCCGGTCAACGCCATGACCCGCTACGGAAGGGTTGTCTGCCCGGGAAGCATAGGATTTCCCCCCGGCAGGGAGCACAGGGCCACGTTCGCCCTGGTGGACGTTGATACACTCCACACGAAGTTCATAGAGGTCGACTACGACAAGAGGCTCATCGAGGAGAGAATACGCAGGGAGGGGCTTCCCGAGGAGCTCGTCAAGATCCTCTACCACGGAAGGATTTGAGGAGTTCAATCCCCTCCATTATTTCCGTTCTCTCATAGGCGAGGAAAATAAGGAATCCGAGGAGTACCGCGTACTTGGAGAGGAATACCAGGGACTGAAGGAGCAGCGCCACGACCAGTGGAACGTATATCCCGGGGGATATTCTCAAAAGACTTCTGGCATAGTGGGCGACTCCGATGAGTATGAGGCCGTAGCCGAGGGTGAGGCCAACCATTACACCTACCGCCTCAAAGGCAGGGATGAGGTATAACCACGAGAGGAGAACCGCAAAGGCTCCAAGGAGCGCCACAAAGGTTCCTTTTTTAACGTAGGCGGTCGAGTTGAGGGCGACTATGCTGGGGTTGTAGGCTATGTAGACCTCCATCGCCATGAGGGCGAGGTGGAAGGCAGGACCAACGTCGAAGCCGAATATTACCGAGAGGACCTCCCTGCCCAAGAGCATTAGGACGAATATGGCAGAGCCGGTGGCGAGTATCAAAAAGGCCGTTGTCTTCTCGGCGAGGAGCCTAACGTAGTCGTCCTCGTTCCTGCCGTATTTGTACGAGAAGAGGGGCATTATGGCAGACTGGAGAACCTGGGGTAGGTACGTTAGAAGGAAGGCCGCGGAGAGTATCGCCGACACCACTCCCGCAACTTCAGGGCTGGATAGGTACTCACTCATGAAATAGGGACCCTGTATCAGGAAGACGCCAGAGAGGGTTCCTAGGAACGCAAAGGATGAATACGAGAGGAGCAGGCTCATCTCGCTTTTCCGGGGCTTTCCAATGAGGTTGAACCTCACCAGATAAGCGGCGGAGAAAACCGCTATCAGGCCCAGGAAAAGCAGGTACGGGGCAAAGATGTTGGGAAGTAAAAAACCCGCCAGGAAGCCCACGAAAGCCAGGGTTATTATGTACGCGTAATGTTCCCCCCTGTGGATGCCGTAGAGGAAGTTTCTGAGGGTCAGCTGAATCCCCCTGAGGGTTGCAAGGATTCCCAGGTAGAGGTTCAGTGGGAGCAGAAGCAGTCCGGCAAGAGGGAGGAGAAAGGCTGGAAGGGTTATGGAGCGTATTGAGTCTGTTTTGCCACCCCCCAGGAACTCGGAGGCGTACTTGCCGAGGGCTACCGCGAAAAAGCTCAGGGGTATCGCAGCGAAGAATGCCTTCGAGATCAGAGAGTTGGCCATCCCCAGCTCCTCAACGCCGAAGCGCCTGGCAACTATTGCGCTGTACAGAAACCGGGTTAACCCCGTGAGGCCCAGGGCAATCACCGATGCCAGTGAATGGCGTAGAATGACCCGGCGCTCGTAGCTCATGGATGGAGAAGGAAAGGGGGAAATTTAACCTTTGTGGAAGCCGAGGGCAAAGCCGCCGAGGAAAGCGGCCGTTCCCGGAAGGAGGGCCATTACCTTCTCCCCGAGGGTCAGGATTTCATGGGTCCACTCACCGGCCAGATTGAAGAGCTTGTCCTTGTCGATTATAAGGACCCCCTTCTGCTCAAGCC
The Thermococcus radiotolerans genome window above contains:
- a CDS encoding lipopolysaccharide biosynthesis protein, yielding MSYERRVILRHSLASVIALGLTGLTRFLYSAIVARRFGVEELGMANSLISKAFFAAIPLSFFAVALGKYASEFLGGGKTDSIRSITLPAFLLPLAGLLLLPLNLYLGILATLRGIQLTLRNFLYGIHRGEHYAYIITLAFVGFLAGFLLPNIFAPYLLFLGLIAVFSAAYLVRFNLIGKPRKSEMSLLLSYSSFAFLGTLSGVFLIQGPYFMSEYLSSPEVAGVVSAILSAAFLLTYLPQVLQSAIMPLFSYKYGRNEDDYVRLLAEKTTAFLILATGSAIFVLMLLGREVLSVIFGFDVGPAFHLALMAMEVYIAYNPSIVALNSTAYVKKGTFVALLGAFAVLLSWLYLIPAFEAVGVMVGLTLGYGLILIGVAHYARSLLRISPGIYVPLVVALLLQSLVFLSKYAVLLGFLIFLAYERTEIMEGIELLKSFRGRGS
- a CDS encoding FUN14 domain-containing protein, translated to MEFDVSAMMGDMGVGAVVGFVTGYAVKKVMKLALALIGAYLVSLLWLEQKGVLIIDKDKLFNLAGEWTHEILTLGEKVMALLPGTAAFLGGFALGFHKG